The Labrenzia sp. CE80 genome window below encodes:
- the map gene encoding type I methionyl aminopeptidase, whose product MTITNEDELTALKEIGQIVANALETMRHALEPGITTEELDRIGARVLAEAGAVSAPEKCYDFPGATCISVNEEIAHGIPGRRRIERGDLVNIDVSAEKDSFFADTGASFTVPPVAPHIERLCRDGRRAMWAGIRQVKAGAPLASIGAAVGKFAKKNKYTLVKNLASHGVGRSLHEFPTEIATWPNKSERRVMNEGLVFTIEPFLSRGAEWADEGEDGWTLYSLPKAPTVQFEHTVIATRNGPQVITLPG is encoded by the coding sequence ATGACCATCACGAATGAAGACGAACTCACCGCATTAAAAGAAATCGGGCAAATCGTTGCCAATGCGCTTGAAACCATGCGCCATGCGCTGGAGCCGGGCATCACAACAGAAGAACTCGACCGCATAGGCGCGCGGGTACTGGCAGAGGCAGGTGCGGTGTCAGCGCCGGAGAAATGTTACGATTTTCCAGGCGCTACATGTATCAGCGTGAATGAGGAAATCGCCCATGGAATTCCCGGGCGCCGGAGAATTGAAAGAGGCGATCTCGTCAATATTGATGTCTCCGCGGAAAAAGATAGCTTCTTCGCCGATACAGGTGCCTCTTTCACCGTTCCTCCAGTGGCACCCCACATCGAACGTCTGTGCAGAGATGGCCGGCGTGCAATGTGGGCCGGCATCCGTCAGGTAAAAGCAGGTGCGCCGCTCGCTTCGATTGGCGCGGCAGTCGGGAAATTCGCAAAGAAAAACAAGTACACGCTGGTCAAGAACCTCGCCAGCCACGGTGTCGGCCGATCCTTGCATGAATTTCCGACCGAAATTGCCACATGGCCGAACAAATCGGAACGGCGGGTGATGAATGAAGGGCTGGTCTTCACAATCGAACCCTTCCTGTCTCGTGGCGCCGAATGGGCAGACGAAGGCGAAGACGGCTGGACCTTGTACAGCTTGCCGAAGGCTCCAACCGTCCAGTTCGAACATACGGTCATTGCCACACGCAACGGCCCTCAGGTCATCACCCTTCCGGGTTGA
- a CDS encoding CAP domain-containing protein codes for MNKIRFTPLAGLLAALLVSACAPNNGEVPAFYKSMARLDASVDQATAAQMISQYRVNNGLQPLTVDPALGAIALSQARAMAAAGSVRTSLGKEQKLSARMASIGEPETHAVENVSGGYRTLAEAFSGWRESPKHNKVMLDPAATRLGLATAYSARAKHKVFWSLVMAGPKP; via the coding sequence ATGAACAAGATCCGCTTCACGCCGCTTGCCGGCCTTTTGGCTGCGCTGCTGGTATCGGCCTGCGCGCCGAACAACGGTGAGGTGCCGGCCTTCTACAAGAGCATGGCGCGGCTGGACGCTTCGGTCGACCAGGCTACTGCGGCGCAGATGATCTCCCAGTACAGGGTGAACAACGGTCTGCAGCCGCTGACGGTCGATCCGGCTCTTGGCGCTATTGCCTTGAGCCAGGCGCGGGCGATGGCAGCGGCCGGATCGGTCAGGACGTCCCTGGGCAAGGAGCAGAAACTGTCGGCGCGCATGGCATCGATCGGCGAACCGGAGACCCATGCGGTTGAAAATGTCAGCGGCGGTTACCGGACGCTGGCGGAGGCTTTCTCCGGATGGCGGGAATCGCCCAAGCACAACAAGGTAATGCTCGATCCGGCGGCCACACGTCTTGGCCTTGCCACGGCCTATTCCGCGCGGGCCAAGCACAAGGTGTTCTGGTCGCTCGTCATGGCTGGACCGAAACCCTGA
- a CDS encoding DUF3772 domain-containing protein yields MALLPFFRIVCLVAFTSLGVAAAPGQENYGVLGESGEILPGGDNSKSSEQMPAEADARRVSPLQTNPATIRITPNALLDLEERDRVQARIDGLWSRLSTIEAAVDRGGLNAPTLQGLENRVNALRDAADQLRASINTPLSSVERSLLDLGTAEQGAVEPAGLSAQREKYQAAQLVLSGLSRQARIVSAQAQDLSSRIAFQRREVLRASLLQRNDGILSPDLWARAMTDLSTATTTLKAQFQNWVATVEGKLGVFGVATLLVYFFSSIPLIWWLRRWLLGKASRDPDIENPDWGLKSRAAVLIVVSSVLAPLAIGATFFWVVQLLEVSSDQLNVAMIAIFGGILFATFTFGVSSALLAPFRPQWRIADMSDEDASSAYRFSLLAAVIYAVFVAFIIVVKAVPEFRSLSAVVAGVLSIGVAVCTFQILRSISEVEREVENEDVISVEGLWSWVKPVVWIGTLVAFLAPFAGFFSLGGFVSTQIIWTMLSLFTLSLLLRFVEDWFAPNFAIDKSIGRVLHDALGLRASTLEQIGVILSGIAKLGLLLLVAIGLLLPWGYTTGDLLGFADQILSGLQIGSAAISLTSVVGAILLFIGIAFSTKASQRWLERKYLPKTQMDIGLQTSVTTGFGYVGYIIAGLVALAFAGLNLQNIAIVAGALSVGVGLGLQGIVNNFVSGLVVLAERPVKVGDWVIIGADQGYVRRINVRATEIETFDRSTVIIPNSNLISGVVKNWMHNNSTGRITVAVGVSYDSDPEQVREILADCAASHPGVMSFPEPQIYFMAFGDSSLNFEIRCYLPNIERSLQVGSELRFAVFRKLREAGIEIPFPQRDLHIRSGLPAGDFDRGSNNALPPQTPGDTVGDA; encoded by the coding sequence ATGGCACTGCTGCCCTTTTTCAGAATTGTTTGCCTTGTCGCTTTCACGAGCCTGGGCGTTGCCGCGGCTCCTGGGCAGGAAAACTACGGTGTTCTGGGCGAAAGCGGCGAAATTCTTCCAGGTGGAGATAATTCGAAGTCATCTGAACAGATGCCGGCCGAAGCTGATGCGCGCCGAGTAAGTCCGCTTCAGACAAACCCTGCGACCATCAGAATCACGCCCAATGCGCTTTTGGATCTGGAAGAGCGCGATCGCGTTCAGGCTCGAATCGACGGCCTCTGGTCCCGGCTCAGCACGATCGAGGCCGCTGTTGATCGCGGCGGCCTGAACGCGCCAACGCTGCAGGGGTTGGAAAACCGGGTGAACGCCCTTCGAGATGCCGCAGATCAGCTCAGGGCGAGCATCAACACCCCCTTGAGTTCGGTGGAACGCAGCCTTCTAGACCTTGGGACTGCCGAGCAAGGTGCCGTTGAGCCGGCGGGCCTGAGTGCCCAGCGGGAGAAATATCAAGCGGCGCAGCTAGTTCTTTCCGGACTGTCGCGGCAGGCGCGGATCGTCAGCGCGCAGGCGCAAGACCTTTCGAGCCGCATTGCCTTTCAACGCCGTGAAGTCCTGAGAGCCTCGCTGTTGCAGCGGAATGACGGCATCTTGTCACCGGATCTCTGGGCGCGCGCGATGACTGACTTGTCGACCGCGACCACGACCCTCAAGGCTCAGTTTCAAAACTGGGTAGCGACTGTTGAGGGGAAGCTTGGTGTTTTCGGCGTGGCGACACTTCTTGTCTACTTCTTTTCAAGCATTCCGCTGATCTGGTGGTTACGCCGCTGGCTTCTCGGGAAAGCGTCGCGAGATCCGGACATTGAGAACCCTGACTGGGGTCTCAAGTCGCGTGCTGCCGTTCTTATCGTCGTCTCCTCGGTGCTGGCACCGTTGGCGATCGGAGCGACCTTCTTCTGGGTTGTTCAGCTGCTGGAGGTTTCCTCAGATCAGCTCAATGTTGCAATGATCGCGATCTTCGGCGGCATCCTGTTTGCAACCTTCACGTTCGGCGTGTCGAGTGCGTTGCTCGCGCCGTTCCGGCCACAATGGCGTATTGCGGACATGAGCGATGAAGACGCCAGCAGCGCCTACCGTTTTTCTCTTCTGGCGGCAGTGATCTATGCCGTCTTCGTGGCGTTCATCATTGTCGTAAAGGCTGTCCCTGAGTTCCGCAGTCTGAGCGCTGTCGTTGCCGGTGTTCTTTCCATCGGCGTGGCCGTTTGCACCTTTCAGATCCTGCGCAGTATCAGCGAGGTTGAGCGAGAGGTGGAGAACGAGGATGTCATCAGCGTCGAGGGACTATGGTCCTGGGTGAAGCCGGTGGTGTGGATCGGAACGCTGGTGGCCTTCCTCGCACCCTTTGCCGGTTTTTTCAGCCTTGGCGGGTTCGTGTCGACCCAGATCATCTGGACGATGCTCTCGCTTTTCACCTTGTCGCTTCTGCTTCGTTTCGTGGAAGACTGGTTTGCGCCCAATTTCGCCATCGACAAGTCGATCGGCAGAGTCCTGCATGATGCCCTTGGCCTTCGCGCTAGTACGCTGGAGCAAATTGGGGTCATTTTAAGCGGGATCGCCAAGCTAGGTCTTTTGCTGCTGGTGGCGATCGGGCTTTTGCTGCCCTGGGGCTACACCACCGGTGATCTTCTCGGGTTTGCGGACCAGATCTTGTCAGGTCTCCAGATCGGATCCGCCGCGATATCGCTCACGTCCGTCGTCGGCGCCATTTTGCTTTTCATCGGCATTGCCTTTTCGACAAAGGCCTCCCAGCGCTGGCTCGAGCGCAAGTACCTACCGAAAACGCAGATGGATATCGGCCTGCAGACGTCGGTGACCACGGGCTTTGGCTATGTGGGCTATATCATTGCCGGTCTGGTCGCCCTCGCATTTGCCGGCCTGAACCTGCAGAACATCGCGATTGTCGCCGGCGCGCTGTCCGTCGGCGTCGGCCTTGGCCTGCAGGGGATCGTGAACAACTTCGTGTCCGGCCTCGTCGTGCTGGCGGAACGGCCGGTCAAGGTTGGCGATTGGGTGATCATCGGCGCTGACCAGGGCTATGTGCGGCGGATCAACGTTCGGGCGACCGAAATCGAGACCTTCGACCGGTCCACGGTGATCATTCCGAACTCCAATCTGATCTCGGGTGTGGTCAAGAACTGGATGCACAACAATTCGACCGGCCGGATCACGGTGGCAGTTGGCGTGTCCTACGACAGCGACCCGGAACAGGTGCGCGAAATCCTCGCCGATTGCGCTGCAAGCCACCCGGGCGTGATGTCGTTCCCAGAGCCCCAGATCTATTTCATGGCCTTCGGCGACAGTTCGCTGAATTTTGAAATTCGATGCTATCTGCCGAATATCGAGCGTTCGCTACAGGTTGGTTCGGAGCTTCGCTTTGCCGTCTTTCGGAAGCTGCGCGAAGCCGGGATTGAAATCCCGTTCCCGCAGCGCGATCTGCACATCCGGTCGGGGCTGCCCGCCGGCGATTTTGACCGGGGCTCGAACAACGCCCTTCCTCCACAGACACCAGGCGACACGGTTGGTGACGCATAA
- the ccrA gene encoding crotonyl-CoA carboxylase/reductase → MTSATAEANDNRTPEAAPMKDLYEPGEIPPLGHVPKNMYAWAIRRDRHGPPEEAMKLEVVPTWELDSHEVLVLVMAAGVNYNGIWAGLGEPISPFDVHKADYHVAGSDASGIIWAVGDKVKRWKVGHEVVIHCNQDDGDDEECNGGDPMFSPTQRIWGYETHDGSFGQFTRVQAQQLMPRPQHLTWEESACYTLTLATAYRMLFGHHPHELKPGQNVLVWGASGGLGSYAIQLINTAGANAIGVISDEDKRDFVMGLGAKGVLNRRDFNCWGQLPTVNSPEYNDWFKEVRKFGKAIWNITGKGNNVDIVFEHPGEATFPVSTFVCKKGGMVVICAGTTGFNCTFDVRYMWMHQKRLQGSHFAHLKQASSANKLMIERRIDPYMSEVFPWDQIPKAHTKMWKNQHAPGNMAVLVCAPTTGLRSYEDVLEAAKR, encoded by the coding sequence ATGACAAGCGCGACAGCTGAGGCCAACGACAATCGAACGCCGGAGGCGGCACCGATGAAAGATCTTTACGAGCCGGGCGAGATCCCGCCGCTGGGCCATGTTCCCAAGAACATGTACGCCTGGGCGATCCGACGGGACCGTCACGGCCCGCCGGAAGAGGCCATGAAGCTGGAAGTGGTGCCGACATGGGAGCTGGACAGCCACGAAGTTCTGGTTCTCGTGATGGCCGCTGGCGTCAACTACAACGGCATCTGGGCCGGTCTAGGCGAGCCGATCAGCCCGTTCGACGTTCACAAGGCGGATTATCATGTCGCCGGTTCCGACGCGTCGGGCATCATCTGGGCCGTTGGCGACAAGGTGAAGCGCTGGAAAGTCGGCCATGAGGTTGTCATTCACTGTAACCAGGACGACGGTGACGATGAGGAGTGCAACGGCGGCGACCCGATGTTTTCCCCCACCCAGCGCATCTGGGGCTACGAGACCCATGACGGCTCCTTCGGCCAGTTCACCCGGGTGCAGGCGCAGCAGTTGATGCCGCGGCCACAGCACCTGACGTGGGAGGAAAGCGCCTGTTACACGCTGACTCTGGCAACGGCCTACCGCATGTTGTTCGGTCACCATCCGCATGAGTTGAAGCCGGGCCAGAATGTTCTCGTCTGGGGCGCATCGGGTGGTCTCGGTTCCTATGCGATCCAGCTGATCAACACGGCGGGGGCCAATGCCATCGGGGTAATCTCCGACGAAGACAAACGCGACTTCGTCATGGGCCTCGGCGCAAAGGGTGTGCTCAACCGTAGGGACTTCAACTGCTGGGGTCAGCTGCCGACGGTGAACTCGCCGGAATACAATGATTGGTTCAAGGAAGTTCGAAAGTTCGGCAAGGCGATCTGGAACATCACGGGTAAGGGCAACAACGTCGACATCGTCTTTGAGCATCCGGGCGAAGCGACCTTCCCGGTTTCGACCTTCGTCTGCAAGAAGGGCGGCATGGTCGTGATTTGTGCGGGCACCACAGGGTTCAACTGCACCTTCGACGTCCGCTACATGTGGATGCACCAGAAGCGGCTGCAGGGCTCGCATTTTGCCCATCTGAAGCAAGCGTCTTCGGCCAACAAGCTGATGATCGAGCGCCGCATCGACCCCTATATGTCCGAGGTGTTTCCGTGGGACCAGATCCCCAAGGCACACACCAAGATGTGGAAGAATCAGCATGCGCCGGGCAACATGGCAGTGCTCGTCTGTGCTCCGACGACCGGCCTTCGATCCTACGAAGATGTGCTCGAGGCAGCCAAGCGCTGA
- a CDS encoding protein meaA: MSTPDKSAPTAAAERDRPWIFRTYAGHSTATESNKLYRTNLAKGQTGLSVAFDLPTQTGYDPDDILARGEVGKVGVPVSNLGDMRALFQDIPLERMNTSMTINATAPWLLSLYVAAADEQGADRKLLSGTTQNDIIKEYLSRGTYVFPPAPSLALTTDVIAWTYSNMPKWNPMNVCSYHLQEAGATPVQELSFALATAVAILDSMKASGAIPEDDFSRAVGRISFFVNAGMRFVTEMCKMRAFTELWDEICRERYGVEEEKYRRFRYGVQVNSLGLTEPQPENNVYRILIEMLAVVLSKNARARAVQLPAWNEALGLPRPFDQQWSLRMQQIVAYETDLLEYADIFDGSSEITRKVEALKEEAREELARIDDMGGAVAAVESSYMKRKLVESNSARLANIEAGEQIVVGVNKWTESELSPLASGEDGGILTVPEHVEEEAIEKIKAWRNNRDQADVDAAIAELKQAASEGRNIMEPSIAAAKAGVTTGEWGRTLREVFGEYRAPTGVGQAARDDAGDLASVRADVEAVSSRLGRRLKFLVGKPGLDGHSNGAEQIAVRARDCGMEVVYEGIRLTPAQIANAAIEEDVHVIGLSILSGSHLALVRDVLDRLRASGADDIPVVVGGIIPDEDATSLKAMGVAAVYTPKDFQLTDIMADMVKIVAAGSEKAA, from the coding sequence ATGAGCACGCCGGACAAATCCGCACCCACGGCAGCGGCAGAGCGCGATCGCCCGTGGATCTTCCGCACCTATGCCGGTCATTCCACGGCAACCGAATCCAACAAGCTTTACCGGACCAATCTGGCGAAGGGACAAACCGGCCTCTCGGTCGCCTTCGACCTGCCGACCCAGACCGGCTATGACCCGGACGACATTCTGGCCCGTGGTGAGGTCGGCAAGGTCGGCGTGCCCGTATCGAACCTTGGCGACATGCGAGCGCTCTTTCAGGATATTCCTCTGGAGCGCATGAACACCTCCATGACCATCAACGCCACCGCGCCCTGGCTGCTGTCACTGTATGTCGCGGCCGCCGATGAACAGGGGGCGGATCGCAAGCTGCTGTCCGGCACGACCCAAAATGACATCATCAAGGAATATCTGTCCCGAGGCACCTACGTGTTCCCGCCGGCGCCCTCCCTGGCGCTGACCACAGACGTAATCGCATGGACCTATTCCAACATGCCCAAGTGGAACCCAATGAACGTCTGCTCCTATCATTTGCAGGAAGCAGGTGCGACTCCGGTCCAGGAACTGTCTTTTGCGCTTGCCACAGCGGTTGCCATTCTCGACAGCATGAAGGCCTCCGGCGCCATTCCGGAAGACGACTTTTCACGCGCCGTCGGCCGCATCTCCTTCTTCGTCAACGCGGGCATGCGCTTTGTCACAGAGATGTGCAAGATGCGCGCCTTCACCGAGCTTTGGGACGAGATCTGCCGGGAACGCTATGGCGTCGAAGAGGAAAAATACCGGCGCTTCCGCTATGGCGTTCAGGTGAATTCGCTGGGCCTCACCGAGCCACAGCCAGAAAACAACGTCTACCGCATCCTGATCGAGATGCTGGCGGTGGTTCTGTCAAAGAACGCCCGGGCTCGCGCCGTTCAGCTTCCGGCCTGGAACGAGGCCCTCGGCCTGCCGCGTCCCTTCGACCAGCAATGGTCCCTCAGGATGCAGCAGATCGTCGCCTATGAGACCGACCTTCTGGAATATGCCGACATCTTCGACGGGTCGTCCGAGATCACCCGCAAGGTCGAGGCCCTGAAGGAAGAAGCTCGCGAGGAACTTGCCCGGATCGACGACATGGGCGGGGCCGTCGCCGCGGTTGAATCAAGCTACATGAAGCGCAAACTGGTGGAATCCAATTCCGCCCGCCTTGCCAACATTGAGGCTGGCGAACAGATCGTCGTCGGCGTCAACAAATGGACCGAGAGCGAGCTCTCTCCCCTGGCTTCAGGTGAGGACGGCGGCATTCTGACCGTGCCCGAGCACGTCGAGGAAGAGGCCATCGAAAAGATCAAGGCCTGGCGCAACAACCGCGATCAGGCGGATGTCGACGCCGCGATCGCAGAATTGAAACAGGCCGCCAGTGAAGGCCGCAACATCATGGAGCCCTCCATTGCCGCCGCCAAGGCAGGCGTGACAACCGGCGAATGGGGCCGCACGCTTCGCGAGGTCTTTGGCGAATACCGGGCGCCGACCGGCGTCGGACAGGCCGCCCGCGACGATGCCGGAGATCTGGCCTCTGTCCGCGCCGATGTCGAAGCCGTCTCGTCCAGGCTTGGCCGCCGTCTAAAGTTCCTTGTCGGCAAGCCGGGTCTTGATGGACATTCCAACGGCGCGGAACAGATTGCCGTGCGCGCCCGCGATTGCGGCATGGAGGTGGTTTACGAAGGCATCCGCCTGACACCAGCCCAGATCGCCAATGCGGCGATCGAGGAAGATGTCCACGTCATCGGCCTGTCGATCCTGTCCGGCTCGCATCTGGCCCTGGTCCGGGATGTCCTGGACCGCCTGCGGGCCTCCGGTGCCGACGACATTCCGGTCGTGGTCGGCGGGATCATCCCGGATGAAGACGCCACCAGCCTGAAGGCCATGGGCGTCGCCGCCGTCTACACGCCGAAGGACTTCCAGCTCACCGACATCATGGCCGACATGGTCAAGATCGTCGCCGCAGGATCTGAAAAGGCGGCATAA